The nucleotide sequence GAGGCATTTGAAgttgtgcatgcatgtatatagtATCGGATTGATGGGTTCtcagttgccatggaaacagacTAGACAGAAAAAGGACAAGTTGCCTAGCAATGAGAACTGCGTGATGTGTTGACAACCCCCCTTTTTCACATGGAGGATCTTTCGAAATGCTGCGTCATACTCTTTTGGTCAGGTTCTGTTTCCACCCTTTGATGCAGAGCACGTAGACAGTGCTTCTCCACAGCCCTAAATGCCGGCCGCCCCTCCCTACTCTCAAAGTCATGTCCACGTGGAACAATGTTATAAATAAAGAGTTGTCACTCTTGTGACATCAGCACTTAAGCAGCTGGTCTCTCATCATCGGATATATCCCAGAAATTCTGCACGTCTCACTGAACTGATTAATCGCACAGCACACGCACTCCGTTTGCAAAGACAAAGACATTTTCTGAAAAGGCATGAAATTCtttgttgccgtgcaaaaataaCTCCAAATCTTTGCTTGCTCGCATGCCCCTCGCTGACCTCATTTATATGAATGGATATCGGTAGTAATGAGTTGCTCAACAACAGTGCTTTGTTGACACAAGACTTCTTTTTCAGTATCTAGTTGTACTGTGGACCCTTAGAACAATGGCCCAGTGGTAAAACAATGAACGATCTGTCcagaaaatatttacataattGAAACGGAAAAGAAAATCTATAATGTTACATTTAAATTTATACAAAACACCTGCTTGGAAATGGAAttcttacatctttttttaggAACATTTCTATCCAACAGTTTCAGAATGAGAACGGGCGAAAACATTTCACTGTACGAATTAAATTCAAACAAGTACCTTCTTTTGGCCTAAAATAGATAAAAGACAACACCATTAGAAACACCTTGTAAATTTGAATTTATACCACTGTCTTTATAAACACATTCACAGAAAACAGGTTCTTACATCTTTTTCGAGGAACATTTCCATGCAGCAGTCTCGAAAATGATTCACTGTccaaaataaattcaaacaaGTTCCTTCTTTTGGCttaaaatagataaaagaacattacacctttaaaaaaacctTGAGTACCTATTGTTAAAACGAGTGGAAACGCAGTTGAAAGCTGCATTTGTCTTTCATGACAATTGCTGGGCCTGGTGTAgataacctattttttttagataaatataACTATTTCCACTCTCTCATTCGTCAATATATACTTCATTTAACACACGGCACATTAAACTAAATAAGGAAGAATCCCAAATGGCCCAAATCAATACAAGTGTGTGAAAGGTATTGAGCCGCATAGTGGTAAATCCACAGATAGTTATCACTTTGCAGCTGTTTGGGTTTTATGGTTGCTGCTGATAAAGTTAGCCACAGTAGAAGAATTTTGCAGTGTAAGAGCCAAATTTTCCCTCCGGAGGATTTTGAGGTTGACGACTGGGCTAAATCGGGAGTTCATTATCTGCACGTCAATGTGACTCGTATCGGTAATGTTAGAAGTCGTATCACgttgattgttttatttgcaACACCTTCACGGCTTCCTTTATTCGTCATGGCATGGCTTAGCAATGTTTCCAAAACATACTTGGAGCTTTTGTTCCGTGTGGTAGCATCACGCCATTGCTTGGAGATCTGCCATCTTCATGGGCTGCTAAAGATCCCATGCATTACCTTCCGCTGTAGATAGAGGCACTGACGCCATAGGGGCGGTATGGATTAATGGTGGATTCGACATGTTTTTGAGGAAGATACTCAATGACGATAAAAAGTTTCAATGCACTTTGAGGGATAAGGCGCGATTTAAGTATAAGCCATTTTCCAGAAGGTGCATTGTTCGTTCTCCAGTAGAAGCTTTGGTCATACGGCCCAAATGAATAAGGCTAACCTTGGCACTTTTCTTGAGACAAAAGTCGCAATGGACGGCATCTCATCGGCTGAACTGTAGTCTGCTACaaaattgtttgtttaaataatatctaaaatgaaaTAACCAAAAAGTAAGCATATCACCAGTTTTGGAAAGTCTACAATTTGTATAAGACTCGTTAAAGTCGGTCTTGATCTAATTACAACCTTAATTTCCCGGTATAAATGGACAAGGACGATTCCAATGTGGACTATCATGCACTTGTTTGACCTACTATAGCCTTTCAATCATCGCTCGGATTGTCGTCACATTTTGAGCAGATTATCTTGACTGTCTATCTTCATTACATAATACTATTGGTTTTGGTTGCTGCTGACAAAGTATTGACTCATTCTACTGACTATATTGACTCATATGTTCTACCGTTTCCTGTTTGCAGGTATTGGCTATGCATCAATTGTGATCGTCTCCCTGCTGAATATCTACTACATAGTAATCCTGGCCTGGGGACTTTACTACCTATTCCAGTGCTTTCAGCCTGAGCTCCCCTGGGCCAAATGCAAGCAGCCCTGGAACACAGAACACTGTGTGGAGGACACGGTTCGAAGGAACAAAACCCTTTGGCTTATGGCCAATGTTACCAACTTCACTTCTCCTGTGACGGAATTCTGGGAGtgagtatatatttatatatatgtatatacacacattttagcAAAGACGTGAGCTGCCAATTCATTTACCAATGTGCAACATGTACAGACGCAATGTCCTCAGCATCTCCTCGGGGATTGAAGACATTGGGCCTCTCAAGTGGGACCTAGCCCTTTGCTTGTTGGCAGTgtggattgtttgttttttctgcaTATGGAAGGGAGTCAAGTCTACAGGAAAAGTGAGTAAGGAGATGCTGTTAATATTATTTGTCCTTCAATACCCCAGGTAATCTAGGCCAAGACAGTGGAAACATTTATTTACCTCAGAAGCTTTACTTAACTGTTGCTCTTATCTTGTAGTGCATTGATGGCTCCATGTAAAACTAAAATGCAGTATAAAGCATGACAGGATTGCAATAATAACACCTTTTACCCTATCTAGGTCGTGTACATAACAGCGACTTTCCCATTCATCATGCTGATTATACTGCTGGTGCGTGGTGTGACCCTGCCAGGAGCATTAGAGGGCATCAAATTCTATCTTTACCCTGACTTGTCACGTctgcaggacgcagaggtaataCAGGCAACGATCGGAAAAAGTTTGCCTCCTATCTATTGCCGTGTCAGTTCAATCTACTCAACTACGCCTTCTTACTGTACTTGAAGGTTTGGATCGACGCGGGTACCCAGATTTTCTTCTCCTACGCCATTTGCTTGGGCGCTATGACGTCACTGGGGAGTTACAacaaatacaagtacaattgcTACAGGTGAGCAGAGCATCCTGCGGGGGAGGGTGGAGATTGGGTCAGTCGTAGTGACGTGTCCAAGACGGCCTCGTTtcaattttcttgaaaaaaaaaacaaagaaagaaaggaaaaaaaatgggaactcTGGTTCCGTGTGTGTTCATTAACAACCTCCATGACATATGTGTGACATAGGGACTGTTTGCTGCTGGGAGTCCTCAACAGCGGTACCAGCTTTGTGTCTGGCTTCGCAATATTTTCCGTCCTGGGCTTCATGGCACAAGAACAAGGGGTGGACATTGCCGATGTGGCAGAGTCAGGTACGAGGGTCCAAGGTGCTGGCAGCAGTGATGGTGGGCACTGCTGCCATTCGGAAATTGGAGAAgtatccccaaaaaaatcaagtggaTAAAATGATCGAAATAATGCTTATCGTAGGGGTATCGGCAGTTTCACACTCCTTAGTTATGGTGGTGGGGGGTTATAGTGTGGATCAGGTGCCAGAGGAATTGGTTGACATCTTTTTATCAAGTGCACCAACACAGCATCCCTTTGGTGTCCCACATTCAAGCTGCCCGTGCCCTCTTGTAGCTTTGGGACACGTCTTAGAAGATTGGGTGCTGCCGCGCTATTGTTGGCCATGAACTCTGTACTGCCATCGATGTGCCTGTTCCTTCCCCTCCTCCTTCCAGTTGTGTTTACTAGCTCAGAATCTCCAGAAGTGAATGACATCCGTTCTTCTTTGGATTCCTTGTGAATTCGAGTTTGGTCTTTGACTGAATCGTGACTTCTCTCAGTGTGCTGGTTGCTGTTGGCAACTCTTGCTTGGCTCCAAGACCAGTGACCtattatcaaataaataaataaaaaacaatcacGATTGGTTGATGATTCCAAGACTAATGGTTGAgcagtattttttccccccattttttgAGAGCACAGACGTTGTGATGTTTAAGAAAGATGACTGCAATTGATGTCTTTACTGACACAATACTACTTGGcaataactcattttttttcagcagttCACAAGGTTCCTAAAATAGCTGCCAGGATTTTTGACAGTTAATGCTGTATGCATTGGCTGttcaaaaatatgaatacacgATCAATGAGATTAATACATTGTAGACTTGTTTATATACTTGTTTTTCCCTGTTGAAAGCATGTTTGTCATACCCAAAGCTTTgctaaactgtattttttttttagatatctaCAGTATTCATATCTACAGTATCACCTGCTTTTACTGTACATTGCTTTGTCAGAATTTACGTTTGGGCAAACGGTAAAGTTTTATCTTTGGTACAACATGGGTAGAATAACAGTAAATAATTTACTATGGTTATTGTTGCTCATTTAAATGGAAGTGCAGTATTGAGCTCAGATGAGGAATTGACATGGAAGAACTGAGACTGATTGCCTATAGATGTGGTAGAATGattaacggaaaaaaaaatagaggtttACAACTATGTTGGTATGATTTTAGGATTTTCTACCTGCTTTATGCCATATTCGTCCCATTGTATATGGAAGATCAGAAAAGCTAATGTTTacagtgtttgtttttatatttttggataTAATGATAAGATCGTAAAACTGCAATTCTTCCACAATAagccttgcaattgtttatGGTCGATATGAGTGACTAGTTAAACATTATGCAATCCTTTAAAAAGAAGTTAATGTTTGTATGCTCTATAAAACAGGCTTGTTTACGTATGCGCTTGCTTGCATTCTCACTCATTTAGTACCTTTATGGCTGTCATGCAAGTAAACACCTAAAGGGCATCTGAAGTCATTTTGTCACGCGAGTCCACAAACAATTATTAGTTTTGACACGTTTTTAAATCTGAGTTCTTTCCTGTGGCCTCCAGGGATTGTCAGACCCTTTCCAGCCTCACTAGCGCGGCTTTTTTAGGACTTATTTTCCAATATGCTCATTTCGTCCAAGCTTAAACTAGACAAGAATTTTTAATGATGTCCTTTACCCCCTCTCCTCCCCTTTCCCAATCTGTTTTCCTTCCAGGTCCCGGCTTGGCCTTCATTGCCTATCCAAAAGCAGTCTCCATGATGCCACTACCAACTTTTTGGGCTATCCTCTTCTTTATCATGCTGCTGCTACTAGGTCTTGACAGCCAGGTATGCACTCAATGCATGATGTAGCTCATATACTGGTTTAATACACATTTTGACCGCTGTAGTTTATAACTGGGAGGTAAAATGCAATGGGGAAGTTTTGCGTAtatggactatgccagaaacTGGTCCGTGTTACTGAGAGAcctcccatttcaaataaaatcaaaaatgatcctattattcattttttatttttttataactacACCTCTAGTTTGAAAGAGTGTAGAAAACCTGCTATCAAATTGGATTAGACGTCTCCCTGGCATGGGAGTGAAATATGATCACTCAATGCTAGCCATCCCGTTTCAAATTGAGTTAATGGAGGTGATTGAGTTCAGATTTAAAGAATTGTATTTGCCTGAACCCTTTCAAgcctaaaacacaaaataattcaCAGCATTTTAAGATCTACCtaacaaaccttttttttcctgtgtgtgtAGTTTGTTGAAGTGGAAGGACAGATCACGTCCTTAGTGGATCTATATCCGTCCCTCCTCAGAAAGGGTTACCGGCGGGAGATCTTCATTGCCATCATATGCTTCATAAGCTATCTCCTCGGACTTGCCATGGTGACCAAGGTAAGAGATCATTTTAAGCCAGTGATGATCCTGTTGAGAGAAGCAAACACAAAGTCTTGTCAAGGTCGGTCGCCGGCTTTCCGCCAAGCCGACCGACCTTGGCGTTTCGACCAAATACGGCCTtgcctatgtttttttttttttcctcgcttTCCTTCCACGTTTGCCAATGGAAGAATTGGTGATCTCGCATTGGTTTCAGTTAACCGTGCCACAATGAGCTTTCAGCACCTGTTGAACTGTGCTCCAGCTGGTGCGGCGCCAAACATTCTTGCGCTTTACATTGGACATCCCGGTCTCCCCTTTCTAATTCAAGTCGCCTTCAATCTCCGCAACTGTCTTCAATTACACACACTTGAATCAGCGGGGCGATTGATGCCACGATTCTTCTTTCCAGGGTGGCATGTACGTGTTTCAACTCTTTGACTACTATGCAGCCAGCGGTGTGTGCCTTTTGTGGGTTGCATTCTTTGAATGCATTGCTGTAGCCTGGGTTTATGGTAAGTGGAAGTggctttgatttgtttttgtttttctttccacatGCTGTTTATTAAAGTCAGGATCGTGAAGAGTTGCAAAAGCACAAATGAACTCTGTAGTTAAAACAATTAAATGCCTTACGTTTCGGTTCACACCATTTGTGAAAGGGAGGCTGATGGGgtgtagttttgttttttactagACGTTTACTAGCGATCCAACAAGATTAGTAAGTTACAGCAAAAGACTATATAATGCTAGTAAACACACATTTATAATTCCATAGCCATAAAACTAGTatgaaatgggaaaacatcCGGTTTGACGGCCATTGAGTCCATAAAGTTATGTCTACAACATAGTAGTTAAAAAAGATAAAGTATGACAGCAAATGTTTATGGTTTCAATGTAATTAAAATGacgtaaaaaacaaaacaaaaaaaagacactttggACCCTTATATAGATTGAGTACCTAATCGCAAACTAAATTGCCATGTTTGGATCATTGTGGACATGATAGACACAACGTTCTTCTGCtgttaaaaagaaatgacctAGTGAACTTCTTCAGTCGGGCACATCCTTGGTGGCTGCCGAGTTCAATTTGATACAAGATAGGCTGCTATTTACACAGACAGATAAGAACTTgtaaagccataaacaatttcCACTCTAACCCTTGTTTTGAAGGCCATTTTGGCACTCACAGGAATGTTCCTTTTGATTGATGTTTGTTAGGAGTTGATAATTTCTATGATGGCGTCGAGGATATGATTGGCTACAGACCAAACCCATGGATGAAATGGAGCTGGTCCTTCATTACGCCGGTCCTTTGCATGGTGGGATACTCAGCCTTTATGTACAAAGAGTAAGGGTGGACTTGCGTATTGAACTAAAACTCATTTGCATTTGTCCTTCAGGGCTGTTTTGTTTTCTCCCTGGTCAAGTACAAGCCGTTGACCTACAACAAAGTGTATGAGTATCCCGAATGGGCCATCGGACTAGGCTGGTGCTTGGCCCTGGCCTCCATGATCTGCATCCCAATGGTGATTGTCATCAAGATCTTGCAGTCTGAGGGGCCTCTCATTGAAGTAAGTGGAAACAAAGTCAatcctagtagcaaaagtggcaAAGAGTTTCAACGtcgattttcacatttttatgaacttaaaaaaaaaaaagaatagcggaaaaaaattgagaagtAGTCAATtagcgataatcgagggattactgtaccccgttcagaagataaatgaatacatttaattaatattatttctATGTGCTAGTGTATTCCTCCAATGTTTTGTCTATATTTGTTGCGTATCAATTCAAACATCTAAGGGATTGCTGAGATTTTGTCAGatcgaaaaaaaataaaagaaatctaCGTGTCTTACACAACGCAAACACACCGTAAAGCGGTCGGCTTTGTAATGGCGTTTTTAGATGGCTCCAGAAAATCAATGACGAGGCCAATGATCTTCCGCAATCTCTTTTTCACGCAGCGGATCAAAGCGGTGGCGGCCCCGGCCAAGTCAGGTGTGAGCTCGCGGCCCAAAGAACTGACGGTAAAGGATAGCGAGCTGACGGAACCCCTGGACCCCAACGGGAACAACGGCTTGATCAAGTCCACCCACACCATTGTAGAAACTACCATGTGAGCACTCTCTGTGAGAGGAATAATAAGATTGATGTGCTTTCTGTCTTCTTATCGTATTGGCTAACGATGGCAGGTTTACGACGACCTGCGTATCGGGTGATTTGATAGCTATGGGAATTATGTATTGATGTGATTTTCtctctttattttttaccatatCGATATTGTTAATGTATTAACTGTTGTTGCTGTAGTTGACATTGATCGTAGGCAGTACAATATTTTGACATAGAACATGTTCAAAGTTTACTACCTTTCTTCTCGTTGATTCCGGAGATTGGAGGATATTTTCCATCAGATTAAAAAGGAGCAATGAAATTCTCATTTCTCTTGTGAAAAAAAGGAAGGCCATGTGACTCCACCTGCATTGTTACTGAGCTCATTTTGTGGCGTTCGACCAGATAGGAACGGCAATGTATCTTGTCTATAGGTGATGCTGAGCCCAAATCTGTTAGGGGACTTAATACATATTTCATCATGCAGCATTTACTACACTGGAAGACCTTGCTTTTAGTTAAAGGCCTTGGCCAAATCCAATGGTAAGCACATTCATGTTaagaaaatgtcaatcaaaagttCGGCCGGAAAAAAAAGGCGACATTTTAGTCTATTCGTACGTACACTTGTGCAACTGCCAAGGTCAGTCACagtgcatttcttttttttttttttttttttggaagcctCTCTTTGCACTTTATTGCTGTTTCACCTTTTGTTGTAGTGTTTGGTTTTATCGTTGTGATGCGTTGCTGTAGAACATGCAACCCATTTTAGCGAGTAATATCTTAATGTAGATTTTTGACATCAATGTTAAGAAATCCTAGTTCATATAAAATGTCGGGATTTTAATAAGATACACTTTGATTCAGACGTAACACTGgggaacaataaaaaaaaatagttgaggTCAAATTGCTTGCTGATTTAAACTTCAATTTACTTGCAGATTCCACCAAAGTAACAGTAAGAAtattctttgtaaaaacaaGCGTATCCCATAAACATTGCTGTCATGCTTATTTCTTTAATATCTTGCtcttatttgaacatttttacaaatcgttatagtatttttttttttaggtggacCAGAGAAATAATCTTGACGTGCTGGAGACAAATTAAGATTCGTTTTGGATTAAGCACCCTTAAATTTGTTGAAAACTTCTTTTTTTAGACCTAACTTAAAGGGAAAATGTACATTCCCCAGTGTTATTTGCAACCTAatcataaaactattttttcaatATCCTGGCTAATTCATTGTGCTCATTTTGAAATCAGATGTGCttattttattggattttagtttctaatttaaaattcaatttagCTAGTTGTATAAGAGAATTGCAATTGTTTGTAAATCACACATGCCTTTTGTAACAATTTTGTACATCTTACAAAAATCATGAAAGAGGACTTATGTGACAACTCAGAAGTGTGTTTTAATTACCATGTGCAATACATTCAATGTAGAAATGACAATTTGTTAATGTTCTGTGTTCTGGATTATAATGCAATATATTATTCATAAAGGCAAGGAAGGACCCATAGTATAAAGTCGCAGCTTTGTCCACTAAAAATCTAAACGTACCAAAGTTTGTCTGTATTTCACATTTGTCTGTTTAGATTCACAATGTGTTATATTCACATAGAGTACAAATAAACACTGATTATTGGGCAAGTTTGGACATCTTTCTTTTTATACATATGCTGAGATATGTTGATTTTTAGATTAATggccacttttaaaaaaaagagttgtaTCAGAGGGCCTGTATATAAATGAATACTTTTTAGAGAGATTGTTAGATAACCCAACCAATCTATTACTATTTTAAATTGTGCGTGGTTAACAGATCAGATTAGATGGATGACTGATTATGTGATATGAAGTCTTGCTAAAATAGGATGTCATTATTAATACTTCATGACGGACTACCTAGTATAAGTCACTGCCAAATAGAGGGTTGTTCAATGCTCCATTCCTATTTTAAGTACAATATAATCTTTATGGGAACCCTTTTTCCCGTTATTGCCACTCATACACTCCTTCCTACTCACTGTTGTGGCTCATTGACAGTTTACCAAATGACCCGCTATAAATCTAACATAATCCATCAGAAGAGAAGTATTCTTGTTGACAAAGAAGGTGTGGATTAGATCTGCCCACGTACACCTTGGCCGCAGCTGAACTTTGATAAGGCACAGCACGATGTAAACACTCAATGTTTGATTAGGGCACCGCCAGTCAGTGAAGCTTGATAAACTTACTTTCTAGTACTATTTCAGGTCAAAGCAGAAATTCGTGCATGGCCAGTGATTTTCCAAGCAGTCCGTTCTGTGGCTCCATTGAGTCGTatgttaactcattcactgccacagATGGCAATACACTTGGTACAAATGGTTGGCATGGACAGATCATGTTGCAGTGTGGAGATTTCAATCCATTTCGACCATTCgttcatcttctgtaccgcaCATTGTTGcaggggttgccggagcctatcccagctggctaaaccctaaactggtcgccagtcaggcaTACCATTTTGACCAGTCCCATTAAATTTTATATGTACTGGTATTAGGTAGTGCTAATACCCCGCTATAGAGAAATCTTTCCTTATGGAAGCAATCAATTTTGTCCAGATATCGCCTCAAAATCAAACTGAAGCCAGAAGCAAATAAATTATGGgttttatattctttatttaaaaaaagaaatacaatttagcttattaaaaataaaattaaaacgaCACTATTTAAATAAAAGTCAACATTCAGTATATTCTGCAACAATTCACTCAAATAACTTATACATGCTTGTATTgagaaataaacatttactCTACACCTAAACAGAATCTGAAtgtttgattcatacagtatataAAGCTTTTAAAAATAGGCCTCTGTATACATTTGATTGTTTAATTGAGAAGAGTTGACATCCCAACGCTGCACGGACAGCAGCCAAAAACAGGATGTCAACACTTCTTTTAGACTGAAGGGGTAGAATTGAAGGAGCACGCTGACAATGGAGGTAAACATGACATGGCAGTGGGGGCTTCTGTGGGTTAATAAGTCACTTGCTGAGGTCGAATCAACAACACGGGTCAAGTGGTggttcaaaaacaaaacaaaaaacaataaacgaAACTGAATAATTCAGCCAACACTAAAACAAACTTTCATTTAAAACAGTGGCCAGACATCCCATAGTGAGAaccaaaaagagaaaacaaacatGTGACCGTGATAAGAacgtgaagttaaaaaaaagaaaaaaactaaag is from Stigmatopora nigra isolate UIUO_SnigA chromosome 1, RoL_Snig_1.1, whole genome shotgun sequence and encodes:
- the LOC144203877 gene encoding sodium- and chloride-dependent taurine transporter-like isoform X2 codes for the protein MKEIMAQKEKLQCLKDFHKDTLKPSPGKSPGTRPEDEAEGKAPQREKWASKLDFLLSVAGGFVGLGNVWRFPYLCYKNGGGAFLIPYFIFLFGGGLPVFFLEVALGQYTSEGGITCWAKLCPIFTGIGYASIVIVSLLNIYYIVILAWGLYYLFQCFQPELPWAKCKQPWNTEHCVEDTVRRNKTLWLMANVTNFTSPVTEFWERNVLSISSGIEDIGPLKWDLALCLLAVWIVCFFCIWKGVKSTGKVVYITATFPFIMLIILLVRGVTLPGALEGIKFYLYPDLSRLQDAEVWIDAGTQIFFSYAICLGAMTSLGSYNKYKYNCYRDCLLLGVLNSGTSFVSGFAIFSVLGFMAQEQGVDIADVAESGPGLAFIAYPKAVSMMPLPTFWAILFFIMLLLLGLDSQFVEVEGQITSLVDLYPSLLRKGYRREIFIAIICFISYLLGLAMVTKGGMYVFQLFDYYAASGVCLLWVAFFECIAVAWVYGVDNFYDGVEDMIGYRPNPWMKWSWSFITPVLCMGCFVFSLVKYKPLTYNKVYEYPEWAIGLGWCLALASMICIPMVIVIKILQSEGPLIERIKAVAAPAKSGVSSRPKELTVKDSELTEPLDPNGNNGLIKSTHTIVETTM
- the LOC144203877 gene encoding sodium- and chloride-dependent taurine transporter-like isoform X3 — its product is MAQKEKLQCLKDFHKDTLKPSPGKSPGTRPEDEAEGKAPQREKWASKLDFLLSVAGGFVGLGNVWRFPYLCYKNGGGAFLIPYFIFLFGGGLPVFFLEVALGQYTSEGGITCWAKLCPIFTGIGYASIVIVSLLNIYYIVILAWGLYYLFQCFQPELPWAKCKQPWNTEHCVEDTVRRNKTLWLMANVTNFTSPVTEFWERNVLSISSGIEDIGPLKWDLALCLLAVWIVCFFCIWKGVKSTGKVVYITATFPFIMLIILLVRGVTLPGALEGIKFYLYPDLSRLQDAEVWIDAGTQIFFSYAICLGAMTSLGSYNKYKYNCYRDCLLLGVLNSGTSFVSGFAIFSVLGFMAQEQGVDIADVAESGPGLAFIAYPKAVSMMPLPTFWAILFFIMLLLLGLDSQFVEVEGQITSLVDLYPSLLRKGYRREIFIAIICFISYLLGLAMVTKGGMYVFQLFDYYAASGVCLLWVAFFECIAVAWVYGVDNFYDGVEDMIGYRPNPWMKWSWSFITPVLCMGCFVFSLVKYKPLTYNKVYEYPEWAIGLGWCLALASMICIPMVIVIKILQSEGPLIERIKAVAAPAKSGVSSRPKELTVKDSELTEPLDPNGNNGLIKSTHTIVETTM
- the LOC144203877 gene encoding sodium- and chloride-dependent taurine transporter-like isoform X1, with translation MHVILFLTISMAQKEKLQCLKDFHKDTLKPSPGKSPGTRPEDEAEGKAPQREKWASKLDFLLSVAGGFVGLGNVWRFPYLCYKNGGGAFLIPYFIFLFGGGLPVFFLEVALGQYTSEGGITCWAKLCPIFTGIGYASIVIVSLLNIYYIVILAWGLYYLFQCFQPELPWAKCKQPWNTEHCVEDTVRRNKTLWLMANVTNFTSPVTEFWERNVLSISSGIEDIGPLKWDLALCLLAVWIVCFFCIWKGVKSTGKVVYITATFPFIMLIILLVRGVTLPGALEGIKFYLYPDLSRLQDAEVWIDAGTQIFFSYAICLGAMTSLGSYNKYKYNCYRDCLLLGVLNSGTSFVSGFAIFSVLGFMAQEQGVDIADVAESGPGLAFIAYPKAVSMMPLPTFWAILFFIMLLLLGLDSQFVEVEGQITSLVDLYPSLLRKGYRREIFIAIICFISYLLGLAMVTKGGMYVFQLFDYYAASGVCLLWVAFFECIAVAWVYGVDNFYDGVEDMIGYRPNPWMKWSWSFITPVLCMGCFVFSLVKYKPLTYNKVYEYPEWAIGLGWCLALASMICIPMVIVIKILQSEGPLIERIKAVAAPAKSGVSSRPKELTVKDSELTEPLDPNGNNGLIKSTHTIVETTM